From one Magnetofaba australis IT-1 genomic stretch:
- a CDS encoding GGDEF domain-containing protein, which yields MNETWYDGENFDSIQLFQGVGFEAVSHILEECPVVKFAPDDVIITPETPNTLLYLVLEGELSVRLGRADANALVSVGVGGCVGEMSVIDADKASAYVVAETPCRLIEVEDEKVWSLIHNSHDMACNLLYLLSRRMRFNNRVIMEGEEKQRALETSVRVDGLTGLYNRRWLDHSLERQFQRMGRDGGSLSLLMMDVDHFKRFNDTFGHLGGDCALRTLARSLMDHLRPGDMAARYGGEEFSVLLPETTLQTAINIAERLREGVAGEKIVSEEGKALDSITISIGVASTSAELNTPAKLVAAADAALYAAKQGGRNCVHAHGEE from the coding sequence ATGAACGAAACCTGGTACGACGGCGAGAATTTTGACTCCATTCAACTCTTTCAGGGGGTGGGGTTCGAAGCGGTCTCCCACATTCTGGAGGAGTGCCCGGTGGTCAAATTCGCTCCGGATGATGTGATCATCACGCCGGAGACCCCCAACACGCTGCTCTATCTGGTGCTGGAGGGGGAGCTGTCGGTGCGCTTGGGGCGGGCCGACGCCAACGCCCTGGTCTCCGTGGGGGTGGGTGGCTGCGTGGGCGAGATGTCGGTGATCGACGCCGATAAAGCCTCCGCCTATGTGGTGGCGGAGACGCCGTGCCGACTCATCGAAGTGGAGGATGAGAAGGTTTGGTCGCTGATTCACAACTCCCACGATATGGCGTGTAATCTGCTCTATCTGCTCTCGCGGCGCATGCGTTTTAACAACCGCGTGATCATGGAGGGGGAGGAGAAGCAGCGCGCGCTGGAGACCAGCGTGCGGGTGGACGGCCTGACCGGGCTCTACAACCGCCGTTGGCTGGACCACTCCCTGGAGCGGCAGTTTCAGCGCATGGGTCGCGACGGCGGCTCACTGAGTCTGCTGATGATGGATGTGGATCACTTCAAACGCTTCAACGACACCTTTGGTCACCTGGGCGGCGACTGCGCCCTGCGCACCTTGGCGCGGTCGTTGATGGACCATCTGCGTCCTGGTGACATGGCGGCGCGCTATGGCGGTGAGGAGTTCTCCGTGCTGCTGCCCGAGACCACCTTGCAGACCGCCATCAATATCGCCGAGCGTCTGCGTGAGGGGGTGGCCGGGGAGAAGATCGTCAGCGAGGAGGGCAAAGCGCTGGACTCCATCACCATCTCCATCGGCGTGGCCTCCACCAGCGCTGAACTCAACACCCCGGCCAAACTGGTGGCGGCGGCCGACGCCGCGCTCTACGCCGCCAAGCAGGGCGGGCGCAACTGTGTGCATGCGCATGGGGAGGAGTGA
- a CDS encoding DUF3301 domain-containing protein: protein MDDPLIILLALGAAIALWSVVMGARERALAAARRVCDEMDVALLDDAAPLVAWRPFRSEAGWRMRRIYEFRYLDHDQAVRIGLLVWEGRRLTQVIIPEAEQTETAPSVH from the coding sequence ATGGACGATCCGTTGATCATACTGCTGGCCCTCGGCGCCGCCATCGCCCTGTGGAGCGTGGTGATGGGCGCGCGCGAACGCGCCCTGGCCGCCGCTCGACGGGTGTGCGACGAGATGGACGTGGCGCTGCTGGACGACGCTGCGCCGCTGGTCGCCTGGCGTCCATTCCGCAGTGAGGCGGGCTGGCGGATGCGTAGGATATACGAATTCCGCTATCTGGACCACGATCAAGCGGTGCGCATCGGTCTGTTGGTGTGGGAGGGGCGGCGCCTCACCCAGGTGATCATCCCCGAAGCCGAGCAGACTGAAACGGCGCCAAGCGTGCATTGA
- a CDS encoding ATP-binding cassette domain-containing protein, translating to MGLIDISNLTISFGGPKLLDEVNLTIEPGERVCLIGRNGGGKSTLFKAIGKEIVPDGGEVAWKKGLKLARMVQNVPHGKQGTVFDVVADGLGESGRLLAQYHAALQGDPAQLEALHQQIDHDPQGWSSQQRIDSAIERLKLDPDALFDALSGGQKRRALLARAIVDNPDLLMLDEPTNHLDIPAIEWMEEFLLGYKGTLLFITHDRRFLRRLATRIIELDRGNLTSWPGNFDTYLERKQAALDAEAQADAKFDKKLAQEEAWIRQGIKARRTRNEGRVRALIAMRRERQKRRELAGSAKMLVQEAQKSGKLVVETESASFAYEQTPIVRDLTTAILRGDKVGLLGPNGCGKTTLIKLLLGQLAPQSGEVKLGTKLQIAYFDQHRSQIDADLSVADNVAGGRDRIDFNGETRHIIGYLQDFLFEPERARSPASVLSGGERNRLLLAKLFAQPANMLVLDEPTNDLDAETLELLEEKLGEFNGTVLLVSHDRDFLNNVVTSTLAFEGDGRFREYPGGYDDWLDQRPQSAPEEKPELSTRKNSAPAPAPAKPTRKKLSYKDQRALEMLPEQIEALEEEKAELEEKLADPALHTPDNAGAAQQAAARLEAVESELLEKYDQWERLEEAAS from the coding sequence ATGGGTTTGATCGACATCAGCAATCTCACCATCAGCTTCGGCGGCCCGAAGCTCCTCGACGAGGTGAATCTCACCATTGAGCCGGGCGAACGGGTCTGTCTCATCGGCCGCAACGGCGGCGGCAAAAGCACCCTGTTCAAGGCCATCGGCAAGGAGATCGTCCCCGATGGCGGCGAGGTGGCGTGGAAAAAGGGCCTCAAGCTGGCGCGCATGGTTCAGAACGTGCCCCACGGCAAGCAGGGAACGGTGTTCGACGTGGTCGCCGACGGCCTGGGCGAGAGCGGCCGTCTATTGGCGCAGTACCATGCGGCGCTGCAGGGCGACCCGGCGCAACTGGAGGCGCTGCACCAACAGATCGACCACGATCCGCAAGGCTGGAGCAGCCAACAGCGCATCGACTCGGCCATCGAGCGACTGAAACTGGACCCGGACGCCCTGTTCGACGCCCTCTCCGGCGGGCAGAAGCGCCGCGCGCTATTGGCGCGGGCGATTGTGGACAATCCCGATCTGCTGATGCTGGACGAGCCCACCAACCACCTGGACATCCCCGCCATCGAGTGGATGGAGGAGTTCCTGCTGGGCTACAAGGGCACGCTGCTGTTCATCACCCACGACCGCCGCTTCCTGCGCCGACTGGCCACCCGCATCATTGAGCTGGACCGGGGCAATCTGACCAGTTGGCCGGGCAATTTTGACACCTATCTGGAGCGCAAGCAGGCGGCGCTGGACGCCGAAGCCCAGGCCGACGCCAAGTTCGACAAGAAGCTGGCCCAGGAGGAGGCGTGGATTCGTCAGGGCATCAAGGCGCGGCGCACCCGCAACGAAGGGCGCGTGCGCGCCCTCATCGCCATGCGCCGGGAGCGCCAGAAGCGACGCGAACTGGCCGGTTCCGCCAAGATGCTGGTGCAGGAGGCGCAGAAGTCCGGCAAGCTGGTGGTGGAGACCGAAAGCGCCAGCTTCGCCTACGAGCAGACGCCCATTGTGCGCGATCTGACCACCGCCATTCTGCGTGGCGACAAGGTGGGCCTGCTGGGCCCCAACGGCTGCGGCAAGACCACTTTGATCAAGCTGCTGCTGGGCCAGTTGGCGCCGCAATCCGGCGAAGTCAAACTGGGAACCAAACTCCAGATCGCCTACTTCGACCAGCATCGCAGTCAGATCGACGCCGATCTGAGCGTGGCCGACAATGTCGCCGGCGGCCGCGACCGCATCGACTTCAACGGCGAGACGCGCCACATCATCGGCTACTTGCAGGATTTTCTGTTCGAGCCGGAGCGCGCCCGCTCCCCCGCCTCGGTGCTCTCCGGCGGCGAGCGCAACCGCCTGCTGCTGGCCAAACTGTTCGCCCAGCCCGCCAACATGCTGGTGCTGGACGAGCCCACCAACGATCTGGACGCCGAAACCCTGGAGTTGCTGGAGGAGAAGCTGGGTGAGTTCAACGGCACCGTGCTGCTGGTGAGCCACGACCGCGACTTCCTCAACAACGTCGTCACCAGCACCCTCGCCTTCGAGGGCGATGGGCGCTTCCGCGAATACCCTGGCGGCTATGACGACTGGCTGGATCAACGCCCGCAATCCGCGCCTGAGGAGAAGCCCGAACTCTCCACCCGCAAAAACAGCGCGCCCGCCCCGGCGCCCGCCAAGCCGACGCGCAAAAAACTCAGCTATAAAGACCAGCGCGCGTTGGAGATGCTGCCGGAGCAGATCGAAGCGTTGGAGGAGGAGAAGGCCGAGCTGGAGGAGAAGCTGGCCGACCCCGCCCTGCACACCCCCGACAACGCAGGCGCCGCGCAGCAAGCCGCCGCACGTCTGGAGGCAGTGGAGAGCGAACTGCTGGAGAAGTACGATCAATGGGAGCGCTTGGAAGAGGCCGCCTCTTGA
- a CDS encoding serine/threonine protein kinase, whose product MDAFDETAFFLELGPDQILNAVEAAGFPCTGHLLALNSYENRVYQVGVEERGMLVAKFYRPGRWSDEQILEEHLFTQQMAELEIPAVPPMADDEGRTLLKHGPFRFALYPRVGGRAPDLESPDHLRRLGAFLGRLHQLGAAEKFAHRPALTPQSFGVDSAQFLLASEHIPDSLRSVYQGLTEDLLGRIERQWKLAEGFKPIRLHGDFHVGNILWDEYEGPRVVDFDDARSGPAIQDIWLCLSGDRQTQADQFCDLLEGYSRFHDLDPREMHLIEALRTLRMLHHMAWIGKRWADPAFPRCFPWFDDPLQWETHILGLREQAALMEEQPLPWPL is encoded by the coding sequence ATGGATGCTTTCGACGAAACCGCATTCTTTCTGGAGCTGGGTCCCGACCAGATTCTCAACGCCGTGGAGGCCGCCGGCTTCCCTTGCACCGGACATCTGCTGGCCCTGAACAGCTACGAAAACCGCGTCTACCAGGTGGGCGTGGAAGAGCGCGGCATGCTGGTGGCCAAATTCTACCGCCCGGGCCGCTGGAGCGACGAGCAGATTCTGGAAGAGCATCTCTTCACCCAGCAGATGGCGGAGTTGGAGATCCCCGCCGTACCGCCCATGGCCGACGACGAGGGCCGCACGCTGCTCAAACATGGACCGTTCCGCTTTGCTCTCTACCCCCGCGTGGGCGGGCGCGCGCCGGATCTGGAGAGTCCCGACCACCTGCGCCGTCTGGGCGCCTTCCTGGGGCGGCTGCATCAATTGGGCGCCGCCGAGAAGTTCGCCCACCGCCCGGCGCTGACGCCGCAATCATTTGGCGTGGACTCGGCGCAGTTCCTCCTCGCCTCGGAACACATCCCCGACTCCCTGCGCAGCGTCTATCAGGGCCTCACCGAAGATCTGCTGGGGCGCATCGAGCGCCAATGGAAACTGGCCGAGGGGTTCAAGCCCATCCGCCTGCATGGCGACTTTCATGTGGGCAATATCCTATGGGATGAGTACGAAGGCCCCCGCGTGGTGGACTTCGACGACGCCCGCAGCGGCCCGGCGATTCAGGATATCTGGCTCTGCCTCTCCGGCGACCGCCAGACCCAAGCCGACCAGTTCTGCGATCTGCTGGAGGGCTACAGCCGCTTCCACGATCTGGACCCGCGCGAGATGCATCTGATCGAGGCGCTGCGCACCCTGCGTATGCTGCACCACATGGCGTGGATCGGCAAACGCTGGGCCGATCCCGCCTTCCCGCGCTGTTTCCCCTGGTTCGATGATCCGCTACAGTGGGAGACGCACATTCTAGGGCTGCGCGAACAGGCGGCCCTGATGGAGGAGCAGCCGCTGCCGTGGCCGCTGTAA
- a CDS encoding glycine-rich domain-containing protein, translating into MSFSTLLSLLIGALVFWQFLTWRKRASLQEDLEFIQKYKFTPVLKQKLATVYPHLDEQQQEQVITGLRDFFCLCRMSKKRAMVFMPSQAVDVAWHEFILFTRTYADFCKRGFGYFLHHTPTEAMRSPDQAQDGIKRAWRLACLKEGIDSKKPDRLPLLFALDGELGIADGFVYTLDCRQDETPNRYCATHIGCGGSIGCASSWGCSGDGGGAGCGGDAGGTGASCGGSSCGGAGCGGGS; encoded by the coding sequence ATGTCTTTTTCCACTCTGTTGTCGCTGCTGATTGGCGCCCTGGTGTTTTGGCAATTCCTGACCTGGCGCAAGCGCGCCAGTTTGCAGGAGGATCTGGAGTTCATCCAGAAGTACAAATTCACCCCTGTGCTCAAACAAAAACTGGCCACCGTCTATCCCCATCTGGATGAACAGCAGCAGGAACAGGTCATCACCGGATTGCGGGACTTTTTCTGCCTCTGCCGCATGTCGAAAAAGCGCGCCATGGTCTTCATGCCCTCCCAAGCTGTCGACGTGGCGTGGCACGAATTCATCCTCTTCACCAGAACTTATGCGGATTTCTGCAAACGGGGATTCGGCTACTTTCTCCACCACACGCCTACCGAGGCCATGCGTTCGCCTGATCAGGCGCAAGATGGAATCAAACGCGCGTGGCGACTGGCGTGTTTGAAAGAGGGCATCGATTCCAAGAAGCCTGACAGACTGCCTCTTCTGTTCGCTTTGGATGGGGAGCTGGGGATTGCGGATGGCTTTGTCTACACCCTGGACTGTCGCCAGGATGAGACGCCGAACCGCTACTGCGCAACGCACATCGGCTGTGGCGGGAGCATTGGTTGCGCCAGTAGTTGGGGATGCAGCGGCGATGGCGGAGGCGCGGGCTGCGGCGGCGACGCGGGGGGCACTGGAGCCAGCTGTGGCGGCTCCAGTTGTGGTGGCGCGGGGTGTGGCGGCGGAAGCTGA
- a CDS encoding M48 family metalloprotease has product MNRDFADRLWNRRFNRRDFVWLSTLSSVGLAACGNSVNPVTGEEQFLLMSESQEINIDKEQAPHQFSEDYGPVSDARVNGYLTRVGQELAQRSHRPQMPYSFRALEANRVNAYTFPGGSVAATRGILAEMQDESQLAGLLGHELGHVNARHAAQRQTKTIFAQALLAGVGMVANAKAPNQAGWINQLGGLGAGALLSSYSRDNEREADSLGMTYMSRTGYDPEGMVGLMQMLNSQSEHKPNALELMMATHPLSSERIANAQAAIAEKRGEVRPGGAVNRERYMDNTASIRALKPVIDELQKGEDAFSGKQYAQADRHIRSAIKQAPQDYPALVLMAKTQLALNHPNDALRYAEDAKRIKPSEAQAQHMTGVAQLALHRPDAALASFRAYEQRLPGNPDTLFLQGIAMEQMRDVRGAATAYNSYLRQVRQGAQAKYAATRLQAWRGR; this is encoded by the coding sequence ATGAATCGTGACTTTGCCGACCGCCTGTGGAACCGCCGATTCAACCGCCGCGACTTCGTCTGGCTCTCCACCCTCTCCTCGGTGGGACTGGCCGCCTGCGGCAACAGCGTCAATCCGGTCACCGGCGAAGAGCAGTTTCTGCTGATGTCGGAGAGCCAGGAGATCAATATCGATAAGGAGCAGGCGCCGCATCAGTTCTCCGAGGACTACGGCCCGGTCAGCGACGCCCGCGTCAACGGCTACCTCACCCGCGTGGGCCAGGAGTTGGCGCAACGCTCCCACCGTCCGCAGATGCCCTATTCATTCCGCGCCCTGGAGGCCAATCGGGTCAACGCCTACACCTTCCCCGGCGGTAGCGTCGCCGCTACCCGCGGCATTCTGGCGGAGATGCAGGACGAATCCCAACTGGCCGGTCTGCTGGGGCATGAGCTGGGCCACGTCAACGCCCGTCACGCCGCTCAGCGCCAAACCAAAACAATCTTCGCGCAAGCGCTGCTGGCGGGGGTGGGCATGGTGGCCAACGCCAAAGCGCCCAATCAGGCGGGCTGGATCAATCAACTTGGCGGGCTGGGCGCAGGCGCGCTGCTCTCCAGCTACAGCCGCGATAACGAGCGCGAAGCCGACAGCCTGGGCATGACCTACATGAGCCGCACCGGCTATGACCCCGAGGGGATGGTGGGGCTGATGCAGATGCTCAACAGTCAGTCCGAGCACAAGCCCAACGCGCTGGAGCTGATGATGGCCACCCATCCGCTCAGCAGCGAACGCATCGCCAACGCCCAGGCCGCCATCGCCGAGAAGAGGGGCGAGGTGCGCCCCGGCGGCGCGGTGAATCGCGAACGCTACATGGACAACACCGCCTCCATCCGCGCCCTCAAACCGGTCATTGATGAACTCCAGAAGGGGGAAGACGCCTTCTCCGGCAAGCAGTACGCCCAAGCCGACAGGCACATCCGCAGCGCCATCAAACAGGCGCCGCAGGACTACCCGGCGCTGGTGCTGATGGCCAAGACGCAACTGGCGCTCAACCACCCCAACGACGCCCTGCGCTACGCCGAGGACGCCAAACGGATCAAACCCAGCGAGGCCCAGGCGCAGCACATGACCGGCGTGGCGCAACTGGCGCTGCATCGCCCGGATGCGGCGCTGGCCAGCTTCCGCGCCTATGAGCAGCGCCTGCCGGGCAACCCGGATACGCTGTTCCTGCAGGGGATCGCCATGGAGCAGATGCGCGACGTGCGCGGCGCGGCGACGGCCTATAACAGCTATCTGCGACAGGTGCGCCAAGGCGCTCAGGCCAAATACGCCGCCACCCGCCTGCAGGCGTGGCGCGGTCGCTAA
- a CDS encoding class I SAM-dependent methyltransferase has translation MSDLQQVQSFWERQSCGEVYAQGQSERDFYLSETAARYALEPYIAEFAQFDDYADKTVLEIGVGMGSDHSRIAQAGPARLVGVDLTQRAIEHTGKRFAALGLQSELKTDNAEALSFADETFDRVYSWGVLHHSPNTPQAIAEVHRVLKPRGVARIMVYYTWSPTGLMLWARYGLLRGRPLTPMSQIYADYLESPGTKAYNMDEGERLFSRFDQVKLRVQLGFGDLLEGAVGQRHRGPLLSIAKRIWPRWLIRAISRHVPFGLYLLIEARK, from the coding sequence ATGAGCGACCTGCAACAAGTTCAATCTTTCTGGGAGCGGCAGAGCTGCGGCGAAGTGTATGCGCAAGGGCAGTCCGAGCGGGATTTCTATCTCAGTGAAACCGCCGCCCGATATGCGCTGGAGCCCTATATCGCCGAGTTCGCCCAGTTTGACGACTATGCCGACAAAACCGTGCTGGAGATCGGCGTGGGTATGGGCTCAGACCACTCCCGCATCGCCCAGGCGGGGCCTGCGCGTCTGGTGGGGGTGGACCTGACCCAGCGCGCCATTGAGCATACGGGCAAGCGGTTCGCCGCATTGGGACTGCAATCGGAGCTCAAGACCGACAATGCCGAGGCGCTCAGTTTTGCCGATGAGACTTTTGATCGCGTCTACAGCTGGGGCGTGCTACACCACTCGCCCAACACCCCGCAGGCCATCGCCGAGGTGCACCGAGTGCTGAAACCACGCGGCGTGGCGCGCATCATGGTCTACTATACCTGGTCGCCGACTGGTTTGATGCTGTGGGCGCGCTATGGTCTGTTGCGTGGGCGCCCCTTGACCCCCATGAGCCAGATCTACGCCGACTATTTGGAGTCCCCCGGCACCAAAGCGTACAACATGGACGAAGGCGAACGCCTGTTCTCACGCTTTGATCAGGTGAAACTGCGCGTGCAGCTTGGCTTCGGCGATCTGCTGGAGGGGGCGGTGGGGCAGCGCCATCGCGGACCGCTGCTCTCCATCGCCAAACGCATCTGGCCGCGCTGGTTGATTCGCGCCATCAGCCGCCATGTTCCCTTCGGTCTCTATCTGTTGATCGAAGCGCGCAAGTAA
- a CDS encoding GNAT family N-acetyltransferase: MHFVCYTDWAQLPASADALFAAGERQSLFLSRLWLEQHVTRLLADARQVRLACVLDGDTVRAILPLAEVQNNAWDALTSLYSGRYTLLLAPEDQEAVLKCLAQGLAAAKLVVLTLDLLDRHDPTTQALQAALEAAGFLCHPRFQHVNWIHPVGGQSFKQYMAGRPGRVRSTIARKGRKLARERKHQIRLYGSEELPEFLTHYHAIHRGSWKSREPLDDHLADMLDALASRGWLRAALLTIDGHAAAAQIWFIAHGRASIFRLVYDEAWREYSPGTLLTAYMMELAIDREGVMELDYLYGNDPYKQEWMSQRCERWILGCALASKPQGVWACLTSAASGWFSDVFSSR, encoded by the coding sequence ATGCATTTCGTCTGCTATACGGATTGGGCGCAACTGCCCGCCAGCGCCGATGCGCTGTTCGCCGCTGGCGAACGCCAGAGCCTGTTTCTGTCGCGCTTGTGGCTGGAGCAGCACGTCACGCGGCTGCTGGCCGATGCGCGGCAAGTGCGCCTGGCCTGCGTGCTCGACGGCGACACCGTGCGCGCCATCCTGCCGCTGGCGGAGGTGCAGAACAACGCCTGGGACGCCCTCACCAGCCTCTACTCCGGGCGCTATACGCTATTGCTGGCACCAGAGGACCAGGAAGCCGTGCTGAAGTGTCTGGCGCAGGGGTTGGCGGCGGCGAAACTGGTGGTGTTGACGCTGGACCTGCTGGATCGTCACGACCCCACCACCCAGGCGCTGCAAGCGGCCTTGGAGGCGGCGGGATTCCTCTGTCACCCGCGTTTTCAGCATGTGAACTGGATCCACCCGGTGGGCGGACAGAGCTTCAAACAGTACATGGCGGGGCGCCCGGGCCGGGTGCGCAGCACCATTGCGCGCAAAGGGCGCAAACTGGCGCGGGAACGGAAGCATCAAATCCGCCTTTATGGCAGCGAAGAGCTGCCGGAGTTCCTCACCCACTATCACGCCATCCACCGGGGCAGTTGGAAGAGCCGCGAGCCGCTGGACGACCATCTGGCGGATATGCTGGACGCCCTGGCCAGTCGCGGCTGGCTGCGCGCGGCGCTGCTCACCATCGACGGCCACGCCGCTGCGGCGCAGATCTGGTTCATCGCCCACGGCAGGGCCAGCATCTTCCGGCTGGTGTATGACGAAGCGTGGAGGGAGTACTCCCCCGGCACGCTGCTCACCGCCTACATGATGGAGCTGGCCATCGACCGCGAGGGGGTGATGGAGCTGGACTATCTATACGGCAACGATCCCTACAAGCAGGAGTGGATGAGCCAGCGCTGTGAGCGCTGGATTCTGGGCTGCGCCCTGGCGTCGAAACCACAGGGCGTGTGGGCGTGCCTGACCTCTGCGGCGTCAGGCTGGTTCTCAGACGTCTTCTCCTCGCGCTGA
- a CDS encoding acyltransferase — protein sequence MPDLTISPRQLVSWALGNLAQTLWFLPPLAKRLHIWRGVNMASPGSVFLGRNVLLDNRAPALITIGADVWLTTGCVILTHGMCSALQRERFGMTESNAPVTLERGVFLGCGTIILPGVTIGEGSYIGAGSVVSTDIPPGVVAAGNPARVIRPLDKQEH from the coding sequence ATGCCTGATTTGACTATTTCGCCGCGTCAGCTTGTCAGTTGGGCTCTGGGCAATCTGGCGCAAACGCTGTGGTTCCTCCCCCCCCTGGCCAAGCGGCTGCACATCTGGCGCGGGGTGAACATGGCCTCGCCCGGCAGCGTATTTCTCGGCCGCAACGTGCTGCTGGACAACCGCGCGCCAGCGTTGATCACCATCGGCGCCGACGTCTGGCTCACCACCGGTTGCGTGATTCTCACCCACGGCATGTGCAGCGCGCTGCAACGGGAGCGCTTCGGCATGACCGAGAGCAACGCGCCGGTGACGCTGGAGCGTGGCGTATTCCTGGGCTGCGGCACGATTATTTTGCCCGGCGTGACCATTGGCGAGGGGAGCTACATTGGCGCGGGTTCGGTGGTGTCGACGGATATTCCTCCCGGCGTGGTGGCGGCGGGCAATCCGGCCCGGGTGATCCGTCCGCTGGATAAGCAAGAACATTAA